One window from the genome of Hoplias malabaricus isolate fHopMal1 chromosome X2, fHopMal1.hap1, whole genome shotgun sequence encodes:
- the LOC136677190 gene encoding centrosomal protein of 70 kDa-like isoform X3, which produces MEWDNVNRLLQHHGFKPVRFADPTENKNLADLVLLERNSAAEMRSMLKTMTSDSERRQALIQELIQSNTRLKQEVEQQQVRAARQSQRAEELEKILSGVKVKVQGLEDSFIKKTAQQHSNIQQLQNDKRESEKHCQALQQQLSEQKQLVSDLQKKLSYAVKEEERRVARQNQAFQQIQNRTVHTHSPSDQLILDVIDIYESQMQQLRDKLKTRKDSSCEKDSSDSDLSALASSNYKALLKSYQEQLRKTKAQREDLKNEIQRLKQDLESRPTMKELKSCKQQLRRMDRIIQQNNSMPQRTDESARISSTENQKNTLYLKYLKEICSELKLQDVSNIVSAVKTRCREADAAIKLEKIINEIMALLTNPRAPLGLLRQPADVQSVRDPSQQLELIVPTLEFWSQQLGSLPDLNHSLGQLVKRLLPWQPERSVFSGSDPVKVEDVMLMVDLLLDETSPDDKILRSPTKHTLEAMVSHFQKLFDAPSLSGVYPRMNEVYTRLGEMTNAMRNLRDILDMDDRAPPSEVVNTVARIVSSTGAFFGQDLNELLATSDIDSIIVKLKEHEEFFPAFHSFVLQLLQILDAESLDDVLPIVRSLKSTAK; this is translated from the exons ATGGAGTGGGACAATGTTAATCGTCTGCTACAGCATCATGGCTTCAAACCTGTTCGCTTTGCAGATCCAACAGAAAACAAGAACCTGGCAG ACTTGGTTCTGTTGGAGAGGAACTCTGCAGCAGAAATGAGGAGTATGCTAAAGACCATGACATCTGATTCTGAGAGGAGGCAGGCCCTCATTCAGGAGCTCATTCAATCCAATACTCGGCTCAA GCAGGAAGTGGAGCAACAGCAGGTTCGGGCTGCGCGGCAGTCTCAGAGAGCCGAGGAGCTGGAGAAAATATTGTCTGGCGTTAAGGTCAAAGTTCAAGGCCTGGAGGACTCCTTCATCAAAAAAACTGCTCAACAACACAGCAACATCCAACAGCTGCAGAATGATAAGAGAGAATCAGAG AAGCACTGTCAGGCTCTCCAGCAACAACTTAGTGAGCAGAAGCAGCTGGTGTCTGACCTACAGAAGAAACTATCCTATGCTGTGAAAGAGGAGGAAAGACGGGTAGCCAGGCAGAATCAGGCTTTTCAGCAGATTCAAAACCgcactgttcacacacactctcccagtgaCCAGCT GATCCTGGATGTCATTGACATTTATGAATCCCAAATGCAGCAGTTGCGTGACAAACTGAA GACTCGGAAGGATAGTTCATGTGAGAAAGATTCTTCAGACTCGGACTTATCAGCTTTAGCCTCATCTAACTACAAAGCTTTGCTAAAG tcaTACCAAGAGCAGCTGAGGAAAACTAAAGCTCAGCGTGAAGATCTAAAGAATGAAATCCAGAGGCTCAAACAGGACTTGGAATCCAG acCTACTATGAAGGAGCTTAAGTCCTGTAAACAGCAGTTGAGACGAATGGACCGGATTATCCAGCAGAACAACAGCAT gCCACAGAGAACAGACGAATCTGCTCGGATCTCCAGTACTGAGAACCAGAAGAACACACTCTACCTGAAATATCtcaag GAGATTTGTTCCGAGCTAAAGCTGCAGGATGTCAGTAACATTGTGTCTGCTGTTAAAACTCGCTGCAGAGAAGCAGATGCAGCCATTAAATTGGAGAag ATTATTAATGAGATCATGGCACTCCTGACCAATCCAAGGGCACCTTTGGGGTTGCTTAGGCAACCTGCTGACGTGCAGAGTGTCAGAGATCCAAGTCAACAGCTGGAGCTGATTGTCCCCACTCTGGAGTTCTGGAGCCAGCAGCTCGGTTCTCTGCCG GATCTCAATCACTCGCTGGGCCAACTTGTCAAGAGACTGTTGCCGTGGCAGccagagaggagtgtgttctccggATCAGACCCTGTGAAAGTTGAAGATGTGATGCTGATGGTGGATCTGCTGCTGGATGAAACTTCTCCAGATGACAAG ATCCTACGAAGCCCCACCAAACACACTTTGGAGGCAATGGTGTCTCACTTTCAGAAGCTTTTTGATGCTCCCAGCCTCAGTGGAGTTTATCCCCGAATGAATGAGGTGTACACTCGGCTTGGTGAGATGACCAACGCCATGAGGAACCTTCGAGACATTCTAGATATGG ATGATAGAGCGCCTCCTAGTGAAGTGGTCAACACAGTGGCCAGAATAGTGTCATCTACTGGAGCCTTTTTTGGCCAAGACCTAAATGAACTGCTGGCAACCAGTGACATTGACAG caTTATTGTGAAACTGAAAGAACATGAAGAATTTTTTCCTGCATTTCACTCCTTTGTTCTGCAGCTTCTGCAGATTTTAG atgcTGAGAGCCTGGATGATGTTTTACCAATAGTGAGATCATTGAAATCAACAGCAAAATGA
- the LOC136677190 gene encoding centrosomal protein of 70 kDa-like isoform X2, which yields MEKQEQMEWDNVNRLLQHHGFKPVRFADPTENKNLADLVLLERNSAAEMRSMLKTMTSDSERRQALIQELIQSNTRLKQEVEQQQVRAARQSQRAEELEKILSGVKVKVQGLEDSFIKKTAQQHSNIQQLQNDKRESEKHCQALQQQLSEQKQLVSDLQKKLSYAVKEEERRVARQNQAFQQIQNRTVHTHSPSDQLILDVIDIYESQMQQLRDKLKTRKDSSCEKDSSDSDLSALASSNYKALLKSYQEQLRKTKAQREDLKNEIQRLKQDLESRPTMKELKSCKQQLRRMDRIIQQNNSMPQRTDESARISSTENQKNTLYLKYLKEICSELKLQDVSNIVSAVKTRCREADAAIKLEKIINEIMALLTNPRAPLGLLRQPADVQSVRDPSQQLELIVPTLEFWSQQLGSLPDLNHSLGQLVKRLLPWQPERSVFSGSDPVKVEDVMLMVDLLLDETSPDDKILRSPTKHTLEAMVSHFQKLFDAPSLSGVYPRMNEVYTRLGEMTNAMRNLRDILDMDDRAPPSEVVNTVARIVSSTGAFFGQDLNELLATSDIDSIIVKLKEHEEFFPAFHSFVLQLLQILDAESLDDVLPIVRSLKSTAK from the exons ATGGAAAAG CAGGAGCAGATGGAGTGGGACAATGTTAATCGTCTGCTACAGCATCATGGCTTCAAACCTGTTCGCTTTGCAGATCCAACAGAAAACAAGAACCTGGCAG ACTTGGTTCTGTTGGAGAGGAACTCTGCAGCAGAAATGAGGAGTATGCTAAAGACCATGACATCTGATTCTGAGAGGAGGCAGGCCCTCATTCAGGAGCTCATTCAATCCAATACTCGGCTCAA GCAGGAAGTGGAGCAACAGCAGGTTCGGGCTGCGCGGCAGTCTCAGAGAGCCGAGGAGCTGGAGAAAATATTGTCTGGCGTTAAGGTCAAAGTTCAAGGCCTGGAGGACTCCTTCATCAAAAAAACTGCTCAACAACACAGCAACATCCAACAGCTGCAGAATGATAAGAGAGAATCAGAG AAGCACTGTCAGGCTCTCCAGCAACAACTTAGTGAGCAGAAGCAGCTGGTGTCTGACCTACAGAAGAAACTATCCTATGCTGTGAAAGAGGAGGAAAGACGGGTAGCCAGGCAGAATCAGGCTTTTCAGCAGATTCAAAACCgcactgttcacacacactctcccagtgaCCAGCT GATCCTGGATGTCATTGACATTTATGAATCCCAAATGCAGCAGTTGCGTGACAAACTGAA GACTCGGAAGGATAGTTCATGTGAGAAAGATTCTTCAGACTCGGACTTATCAGCTTTAGCCTCATCTAACTACAAAGCTTTGCTAAAG tcaTACCAAGAGCAGCTGAGGAAAACTAAAGCTCAGCGTGAAGATCTAAAGAATGAAATCCAGAGGCTCAAACAGGACTTGGAATCCAG acCTACTATGAAGGAGCTTAAGTCCTGTAAACAGCAGTTGAGACGAATGGACCGGATTATCCAGCAGAACAACAGCAT gCCACAGAGAACAGACGAATCTGCTCGGATCTCCAGTACTGAGAACCAGAAGAACACACTCTACCTGAAATATCtcaag GAGATTTGTTCCGAGCTAAAGCTGCAGGATGTCAGTAACATTGTGTCTGCTGTTAAAACTCGCTGCAGAGAAGCAGATGCAGCCATTAAATTGGAGAag ATTATTAATGAGATCATGGCACTCCTGACCAATCCAAGGGCACCTTTGGGGTTGCTTAGGCAACCTGCTGACGTGCAGAGTGTCAGAGATCCAAGTCAACAGCTGGAGCTGATTGTCCCCACTCTGGAGTTCTGGAGCCAGCAGCTCGGTTCTCTGCCG GATCTCAATCACTCGCTGGGCCAACTTGTCAAGAGACTGTTGCCGTGGCAGccagagaggagtgtgttctccggATCAGACCCTGTGAAAGTTGAAGATGTGATGCTGATGGTGGATCTGCTGCTGGATGAAACTTCTCCAGATGACAAG ATCCTACGAAGCCCCACCAAACACACTTTGGAGGCAATGGTGTCTCACTTTCAGAAGCTTTTTGATGCTCCCAGCCTCAGTGGAGTTTATCCCCGAATGAATGAGGTGTACACTCGGCTTGGTGAGATGACCAACGCCATGAGGAACCTTCGAGACATTCTAGATATGG ATGATAGAGCGCCTCCTAGTGAAGTGGTCAACACAGTGGCCAGAATAGTGTCATCTACTGGAGCCTTTTTTGGCCAAGACCTAAATGAACTGCTGGCAACCAGTGACATTGACAG caTTATTGTGAAACTGAAAGAACATGAAGAATTTTTTCCTGCATTTCACTCCTTTGTTCTGCAGCTTCTGCAGATTTTAG atgcTGAGAGCCTGGATGATGTTTTACCAATAGTGAGATCATTGAAATCAACAGCAAAATGA
- the LOC136677190 gene encoding centrosomal protein of 70 kDa-like isoform X1, with product MDSTAVATRFQSRDKTYVFLWTYSQFQQEQMEWDNVNRLLQHHGFKPVRFADPTENKNLADLVLLERNSAAEMRSMLKTMTSDSERRQALIQELIQSNTRLKQEVEQQQVRAARQSQRAEELEKILSGVKVKVQGLEDSFIKKTAQQHSNIQQLQNDKRESEKHCQALQQQLSEQKQLVSDLQKKLSYAVKEEERRVARQNQAFQQIQNRTVHTHSPSDQLILDVIDIYESQMQQLRDKLKTRKDSSCEKDSSDSDLSALASSNYKALLKSYQEQLRKTKAQREDLKNEIQRLKQDLESRPTMKELKSCKQQLRRMDRIIQQNNSMPQRTDESARISSTENQKNTLYLKYLKEICSELKLQDVSNIVSAVKTRCREADAAIKLEKIINEIMALLTNPRAPLGLLRQPADVQSVRDPSQQLELIVPTLEFWSQQLGSLPDLNHSLGQLVKRLLPWQPERSVFSGSDPVKVEDVMLMVDLLLDETSPDDKILRSPTKHTLEAMVSHFQKLFDAPSLSGVYPRMNEVYTRLGEMTNAMRNLRDILDMDDRAPPSEVVNTVARIVSSTGAFFGQDLNELLATSDIDSIIVKLKEHEEFFPAFHSFVLQLLQILDAESLDDVLPIVRSLKSTAK from the exons ATGGACAGTACAGCAGTGGCCACTCGATTTCAATCTAGGGACAAAacttatgtttttctttggacctACAGTCAGTTTCAG CAGGAGCAGATGGAGTGGGACAATGTTAATCGTCTGCTACAGCATCATGGCTTCAAACCTGTTCGCTTTGCAGATCCAACAGAAAACAAGAACCTGGCAG ACTTGGTTCTGTTGGAGAGGAACTCTGCAGCAGAAATGAGGAGTATGCTAAAGACCATGACATCTGATTCTGAGAGGAGGCAGGCCCTCATTCAGGAGCTCATTCAATCCAATACTCGGCTCAA GCAGGAAGTGGAGCAACAGCAGGTTCGGGCTGCGCGGCAGTCTCAGAGAGCCGAGGAGCTGGAGAAAATATTGTCTGGCGTTAAGGTCAAAGTTCAAGGCCTGGAGGACTCCTTCATCAAAAAAACTGCTCAACAACACAGCAACATCCAACAGCTGCAGAATGATAAGAGAGAATCAGAG AAGCACTGTCAGGCTCTCCAGCAACAACTTAGTGAGCAGAAGCAGCTGGTGTCTGACCTACAGAAGAAACTATCCTATGCTGTGAAAGAGGAGGAAAGACGGGTAGCCAGGCAGAATCAGGCTTTTCAGCAGATTCAAAACCgcactgttcacacacactctcccagtgaCCAGCT GATCCTGGATGTCATTGACATTTATGAATCCCAAATGCAGCAGTTGCGTGACAAACTGAA GACTCGGAAGGATAGTTCATGTGAGAAAGATTCTTCAGACTCGGACTTATCAGCTTTAGCCTCATCTAACTACAAAGCTTTGCTAAAG tcaTACCAAGAGCAGCTGAGGAAAACTAAAGCTCAGCGTGAAGATCTAAAGAATGAAATCCAGAGGCTCAAACAGGACTTGGAATCCAG acCTACTATGAAGGAGCTTAAGTCCTGTAAACAGCAGTTGAGACGAATGGACCGGATTATCCAGCAGAACAACAGCAT gCCACAGAGAACAGACGAATCTGCTCGGATCTCCAGTACTGAGAACCAGAAGAACACACTCTACCTGAAATATCtcaag GAGATTTGTTCCGAGCTAAAGCTGCAGGATGTCAGTAACATTGTGTCTGCTGTTAAAACTCGCTGCAGAGAAGCAGATGCAGCCATTAAATTGGAGAag ATTATTAATGAGATCATGGCACTCCTGACCAATCCAAGGGCACCTTTGGGGTTGCTTAGGCAACCTGCTGACGTGCAGAGTGTCAGAGATCCAAGTCAACAGCTGGAGCTGATTGTCCCCACTCTGGAGTTCTGGAGCCAGCAGCTCGGTTCTCTGCCG GATCTCAATCACTCGCTGGGCCAACTTGTCAAGAGACTGTTGCCGTGGCAGccagagaggagtgtgttctccggATCAGACCCTGTGAAAGTTGAAGATGTGATGCTGATGGTGGATCTGCTGCTGGATGAAACTTCTCCAGATGACAAG ATCCTACGAAGCCCCACCAAACACACTTTGGAGGCAATGGTGTCTCACTTTCAGAAGCTTTTTGATGCTCCCAGCCTCAGTGGAGTTTATCCCCGAATGAATGAGGTGTACACTCGGCTTGGTGAGATGACCAACGCCATGAGGAACCTTCGAGACATTCTAGATATGG ATGATAGAGCGCCTCCTAGTGAAGTGGTCAACACAGTGGCCAGAATAGTGTCATCTACTGGAGCCTTTTTTGGCCAAGACCTAAATGAACTGCTGGCAACCAGTGACATTGACAG caTTATTGTGAAACTGAAAGAACATGAAGAATTTTTTCCTGCATTTCACTCCTTTGTTCTGCAGCTTCTGCAGATTTTAG atgcTGAGAGCCTGGATGATGTTTTACCAATAGTGAGATCATTGAAATCAACAGCAAAATGA